A genomic segment from Gilvibacter sp. SZ-19 encodes:
- the rpsO gene encoding 30S ribosomal protein S15, producing MYLTPKVKEDIFKKHGKSAQDTGSAEGQIALFTYRITHLTEHLKKNHKDYNTERSLVKLVGKRRSLLDYLMKKDIMRYRAIVKELGLRK from the coding sequence ATGTATTTAACACCAAAAGTAAAAGAAGACATCTTTAAAAAACACGGGAAGTCTGCACAAGACACCGGTTCTGCAGAAGGGCAGATCGCGCTATTCACTTACCGCATCACCCACTTGACAGAGCACCTCAAGAAAAACCACAAAGACTACAACACCGAAAGATCTTTGGTGAAACTAGTAGGTAAGCGTCGTTCTCTATTAGATTACCTAATGAAGAAAGACATTATGAGATACCGTGCTATCGTTAAAGAACTAGGACTACGTAAATAA
- a CDS encoding polyribonucleotide nucleotidyltransferase, translating to MIPKTYKEVIDLGDGREISIETGKLAKQAHGSVVVQSGKCMMLCTVVSNYHSADVDFLPLTVDYREKFAAAGRYPGGFFKREARPSDGEVLTMRLVDRVLRPLFPKDYHAEIQVMIQLMSHDDEVMPDAMAGLAASAAIQLSDFPFECAISEVRVARVDGKFIINPTRAQLAESDIDMMVGASADSVMMVEGEMDEISEEEMADAIKAAHEAIKVQCAAQLRLAEAVGKKEVREYEPEDEDEALEQKIHDMVYDKTYAIAKAGSAKHERGQAFSDIKEEVFASFSEEEQEELGKLIHKYVAKAQKKAIRDLTLNEGLRLDGRKTDEVRPIWCEVDYLPSTHGSAIFTRGETQALATVTLGTSRDANIIDMPSYEGEERFYLHYNFPPFSTGEARPIRGTSRREVGHGNLAQRALKGMIPDDFPYTVRVVSEVLESNGSSSMATVCSGTMALMDAGVAMKKPVSGIAMGLISEGDKYAVLSDILGDEDHLGDMDFKVTGTADGITACQMDIKIKGLSYEILVKALKQARDGRLHILSKLTDTIAQPNESVKPHAPKMVTEIIPNEYIGALIGPGGKVIQELQKETGTTIVINEDPVTEEGIVEILGTDQAGIDAVLAKIAAITFQPEVGSVYEVKVIKILDFGAVVEYLEAPGNEVLLHVSELAWERTENVTDVVNMGDVFDVKYFGIDKRTRKEKVSRKALLPKPEGYVERKPRERDDRKGGGRDNRNRDNRRDRKDRN from the coding sequence ATGATACCAAAGACTTATAAAGAGGTCATTGACCTTGGAGACGGTAGAGAGATTTCTATCGAAACCGGAAAACTCGCCAAGCAAGCGCACGGTAGCGTTGTGGTGCAGTCCGGAAAATGTATGATGCTGTGTACTGTAGTTTCTAACTACCACTCAGCAGATGTTGACTTTTTGCCTTTAACGGTAGACTACCGCGAGAAATTTGCGGCAGCCGGTCGTTACCCAGGTGGATTCTTTAAACGTGAAGCACGTCCCAGTGACGGCGAGGTACTTACCATGCGTTTGGTAGACCGCGTATTGCGTCCGCTTTTCCCAAAGGATTACCACGCAGAAATTCAAGTAATGATCCAACTTATGTCTCACGACGACGAAGTGATGCCAGACGCTATGGCCGGATTGGCTGCTTCTGCGGCGATCCAGCTTTCTGACTTCCCGTTTGAATGTGCGATCTCTGAAGTTCGTGTAGCTCGAGTAGACGGTAAGTTCATTATCAACCCTACCCGCGCACAGTTGGCAGAATCTGACATCGACATGATGGTTGGAGCTTCTGCAGATTCTGTGATGATGGTAGAAGGTGAGATGGATGAGATCTCTGAAGAGGAAATGGCTGATGCGATCAAAGCTGCCCACGAAGCTATTAAAGTTCAGTGTGCTGCCCAGTTGCGTTTGGCAGAAGCCGTTGGAAAGAAAGAAGTGCGTGAGTACGAACCAGAAGACGAGGACGAAGCCCTAGAGCAAAAGATCCACGATATGGTTTACGACAAGACTTACGCTATCGCTAAGGCAGGATCTGCCAAGCACGAGCGTGGACAGGCGTTTAGCGATATCAAAGAAGAAGTTTTCGCGTCCTTCTCAGAAGAAGAACAAGAAGAACTTGGCAAATTGATCCACAAATACGTGGCTAAAGCGCAAAAGAAAGCCATTCGCGATCTTACCTTAAATGAAGGTTTGCGTTTGGACGGTCGTAAAACCGACGAGGTTCGCCCTATCTGGTGTGAGGTAGACTACCTACCTTCTACCCACGGTTCTGCGATCTTTACGCGCGGGGAAACTCAAGCTCTAGCGACTGTTACCTTGGGAACTTCAAGAGATGCAAACATCATTGACATGCCTTCTTACGAAGGTGAGGAGCGTTTCTACCTCCACTATAACTTCCCTCCTTTCTCAACTGGAGAAGCCCGCCCTATCCGCGGAACTTCAAGACGTGAGGTTGGACACGGTAACTTGGCGCAACGCGCCCTTAAAGGAATGATCCCAGACGATTTCCCATACACGGTACGCGTAGTATCTGAAGTATTGGAATCTAACGGTTCTTCTTCTATGGCAACAGTGTGTAGTGGTACTATGGCCTTAATGGATGCCGGTGTTGCTATGAAAAAGCCAGTTTCTGGTATTGCCATGGGATTGATCTCCGAAGGTGACAAATACGCCGTTTTGAGTGACATTCTTGGTGACGAGGATCACTTAGGTGATATGGACTTTAAAGTAACTGGTACGGCGGATGGTATTACGGCTTGTCAAATGGATATCAAGATCAAAGGGCTTAGCTATGAGATCTTGGTGAAAGCCTTGAAACAAGCACGTGACGGACGTTTGCACATTTTGAGCAAACTAACCGACACCATCGCACAACCAAACGAAAGCGTGAAGCCACACGCGCCGAAGATGGTTACCGAGATCATTCCAAACGAGTACATCGGTGCCCTTATTGGCCCTGGTGGAAAAGTGATCCAAGAACTTCAGAAAGAGACAGGAACAACTATCGTTATCAACGAGGATCCTGTGACCGAAGAGGGAATTGTAGAGATCCTTGGAACCGATCAGGCGGGAATCGATGCTGTATTGGCAAAGATCGCCGCCATAACCTTCCAACCGGAAGTAGGAAGCGTTTACGAAGTAAAAGTGATCAAGATCTTAGACTTCGGAGCCGTTGTAGAGTACCTAGAAGCTCCAGGAAACGAAGTATTGCTTCACGTTTCTGAATTGGCTTGGGAACGCACAGAAAACGTAACCGATGTTGTGAACATGGGAGACGTATTCGACGTGAAATACTTCGGAATCGACAAGCGCACACGTAAGGAGAAAGTTTCTCGCAAAGCCTTGTTGCCAAAGCCAGAAGGTTATGTAGAGCGCAAGCCTAGAGAACGCGATGACCGCAAAGGCGGGGGTCGTGATAACAGAAATAGAGACAATCGTCGCGATCGTAAAGACCGCAACTAA